A portion of the Manihot esculenta cultivar AM560-2 chromosome 2, M.esculenta_v8, whole genome shotgun sequence genome contains these proteins:
- the LOC110608977 gene encoding NADH dehydrogenase [ubiquinone] iron-sulfur protein 1, mitochondrial → MGLGLLASRVLRPQTNPRNLLLLRSIVTKPELQSPEASAAAAAPDPTSDLPPRTPVAGARVHFPNPDDAIEVFVDGYPVKIPKGMTVLQACEVAGVDIPRFCYHSRLSIAGNCRMCLVEVEKSPKPVASCAMPALPGMKIKTDTPVAKKAREGVMEFLLMNHPLDCPICDQGGECDLQDQSMAFGSDRGRFTEMKRSVVDKNLGPLVKTVMTRCIQCTRCVRFATEIAGVQDLGMLGRGSGEEIGTYVEKLMTSELSGNVIDICPVGALTSKPFAFKARNWELKGTESIDVTDAVGSNIRIDSRGPEVMRVVPRLNEDINEEWISDKTRFFYDGLKRQRLNDPMIRGADGLFKAVSWRDALAVVAEVIHQVKPEEIVGVAGKLSDAESMMALKDFLNKMGSNNVWCEGNGPTPNADLRSEYIMNTSISGLENADVFLLVGTQPRVEAAMVNARICKTVRASNAKVGYIGPPTDFNYDCEHLGTGPQTLVEIAEGRHPFFSTILNAKSPAIIVGAGIFERTDKDAIFSTVEAIAKKGNVVRPDWNGFNVLLLNAAQAAALDLGLVPESGNSLESAKFVYLMGSDDVNLDKLPKDAFVVYQGHHGDHGVYHANVILPAAAFTEKEGTYENTEGCAQQTLPAVPTVGDARDDWKIVRALSEVAGVRLPYDTIGAVRSRIRNVAPNLLNLDEREPATFGASLKPEGTQNVSSTPFKAAIENFYMTDPVTKASKIMAQCSALLLKK, encoded by the exons ATGGGGTTAGGGTTACTAGCTTCCAGGGTCCTCAGACCCCAAACCAATCCCAGaaacctcctcctcctccgctCCATCGTCACCAAGCCCGAGCTTCAATCCCCTGAAGCATCGGCCGCCGCCGCTGCACCTGACCCTACTTCAGATCTCCCTCCTCGAACTCCCGTCGCTGGTGCGCGTGTTCACTTTCCCAACCCGGATGATGCGATCGAGGTCTTTGTCGATGGCTACCCCGTCAAAATCCCCAAGGGGATGACTGTTCTGCAAGCCTGTGAGGTCGCGGGTGTTGACATTCCTCGCTTCTGCTATCATAGCCGACTCTCTATCGCTGGCAATTGTCGTATGTGCCTCGTGGAAGTCGAGAAGTCCCCCAAGCCTGTGGCGTCTTGCGCGATGCCTGCTCTTCCTG GGATGAAGATTAAGACAGACACACCTGTGGCAAAGAAGGCACGAGAAGGGGTGATGGAGTTTCTTCTCATGAATCACCCTTTGGATTGTCCAATTTGTGATCAAGGTGGAGAGTGTGATCTGCAAGATCAGTCTATGGCATTTGGATCTGATCGTGGCCGGTTCACTGAAATGAAGCGATCTGTGGTTGATAAGAATCTTGGTCCTTTGGTGAAGACAGTGATGACTCGGTGTATTCAGTGCACAAG GTGTGTCAGGTTTGCAACAGAAATTGCTGGGGTTCAGGACCTTGGCATGTTAGGTCGTGGCAGTGGAGAGGAAATTGGGACTTATGTTGAAAAGCTCATGACAAGTGAACTTTCTGGAAATGTGATAGATATCTGTCCTGTTGGAGCCCTTACCTCAAAACCTTTCGCATTTAAAGCCCGAAATTGGGAGTTGAAAGGAACAGAGAGCATTGATGTTACTGATGCTGTTGGATCCAACATCCGAATTGATAGTAGAGGTCCAGAGGTCATGCGCGTCGTTCCACGGTTAAATGAG GACATAAATGAAGAGTGGATATCAGATAAGACTAGGTtcttttatgatggtttgaagaGGCAGAGGCTAAATGATCCTATGATTCGTGGAGCTGATGGGCTCTTCAAGGCTGTGAGTTGGCGCGATGCCTTAGCTGTAGTTGCAGAGGTTATACATCAAGTTAAACCGGAGGAAATTGTTGGAGTTGCTGGTAAGCTCTCCGATGCTGAATCAATGATGGCACTGAAAGACTTCTTAAACAAAATGGGTTCAAATAATGTGTGGTGCGAAGGAAATGGCCCAACCCCAAATGCTGATTTACGATCCGAATATATCATGAATACCAGCATTAGTGGGCTTGAGAATGCAGATGTTTTCCTTTTGGTTGGGACTCAG CCAAGGGTGGAAGCTGCAATGGTAAATGCCAGAATTTGCAAAACTGTTCGTGCAAGCAATGCAAAGGTTGGTTACATTGGCCCTCCCACCGATTTCAACTATGATTGTGAACATCTTGGTACTGGCCCTCAAACTCTTGTTGAAATTGCTGAGGGTCGCCACCCCTTTTTCTCGACAATTTTAAATGCCAAAAGCCCAGCAATAATTGTTGGTGCTGGAATCTTTGAGAGAACAGACAAGGATGCAATTTTTTCTACTGTTGAGGCAATTGCAAAGAAGGGGAACGTCGTGAGACCTGACTGGAATGGATTCAATGTATTGCTTCTCAATGCTGCCCAAGCGGCAGCCCTTGACCTTGGACTTGTGCCAGAATCCGGCAATAGCCTCGAGTCTGCCAAGTTTGTTTATTTGATGGGTTCTGATGATGTGAACTTGGACAAGCTGCCGAAGGATGCCTTTGTGGTTTATCAGGGGCACCATGGGGATCATGGGGTATATCATGCCAACGTCATATTGCCAGCAGCAGCGTTCACTGAAAAGGAAGGAACTTATGAAAATACAGAAGGGTGCGCTCAACAGACTTTGCCTGCAGTTCCAACAGTTGGTGATGCCAGGGATGACTGGAAGATAGTTCGGGCTCTCTCTGAAGTTGCAGGGGTCCGCTTGCCCTATGATACAATTGGGGCTGTCCGGTCCCGGATTAGAAATGTGGCACCAAACCTCTTGAACTTGGACGAGAGAGAGCCAGCTACATTTGGGGCTTCATTGAAGCCGGAGGGCACTCAGAATGTCAGTTCGACGCCATTTAAGGCTGCCATAGAGAATTTTTACATGACTGATCCCGTTACCAAGGCGTCAAAGATAATGGCACAGTGCAGCGCATTGCTGTTAAAGAAATGA